GAGGTGCCGATCAGCATCGCCATCTGCTCGTTGGTCAGGTGTTCCTTGGAGTTCTGGAAGTCATAGAGCAGGGCATCGTTCATGTCGATATAGCCCTTTTGCTGGAAGTAGCGGGTCAGCTTGTTCAACACCAGCTCATAGAACGTGGTGCTGTTGTTGATGCCCTTGACCTCGGTCTGCACCAGCTTGTCGAGGTTGGTGATGGAGGTATAGAGGTTGACCGGCGGGTTGAGCAGCAGCACTTTCTTGAAGTTGAAGCTGCGTCGGGTTTCGTCCAGCTTACTGACGAATGCCGCGTCCAGGGCACCCAGGCTGTAGCCGGTGAGGTAGAAGTCGGTGACCGGCAACGTGGCGTTTTGCGCGCGTACGGCTTGCATCACGCGGTACATGTCCTGGGCGTCTTCCTGGGTGATGCCGGGTGTGGCAAAGCGCGAGGCGGCGCTGATGAAGTCAAAGCTGGTGGGCGACGACAGTTGGACGACATGGTAGCCGGCCTTGTAGTACAGCTTTTTCAGGTATTCGTTGATGGAGCTGTCAAAACGCGCGCCGGTGCCGGCGATCAGGAAAATCAGGGGGGCCGCGCGGTCTTGCTTGGCGATGCGGTAGGTGAGTTTCTTCACCGGCCAGAAATTGTCGGGCAGACTGAATTCACGCTCTGGGCGCATGTTCAGGCTGTAGTCGGATTGGTTGATCTCATCGATGGACGGCAAATCCGGCCGCAGGTCCGGTGGCGTTGTGGCGATGGTCGCTTCGAACGGGTTGGTCAAAGGGTAGCCATAGCTGGCCGGATCAACATCGACCGCCAGTGCTGACGCACTCAAAAAAAGGCCACCCAACAGGGCAGCACAGCGTAAGGAACGGAGCATGA
The Pseudomonas hygromyciniae genome window above contains:
- a CDS encoding serine/threonine protein kinase yields the protein MLRSLRCAALLGGLFLSASALAVDVDPASYGYPLTNPFEATIATTPPDLRPDLPSIDEINQSDYSLNMRPEREFSLPDNFWPVKKLTYRIAKQDRAAPLIFLIAGTGARFDSSINEYLKKLYYKAGYHVVQLSSPTSFDFISAASRFATPGITQEDAQDMYRVMQAVRAQNATLPVTDFYLTGYSLGALDAAFVSKLDETRRSFNFKKVLLLNPPVNLYTSITNLDKLVQTEVKGINNSTTFYELVLNKLTRYFQQKGYIDMNDALLYDFQNSKEHLTNEQMAMLIGTSFRFSAADIAFTSDLINRRGLIIPPKYPITESTSLTPFLKRALQCDFDCYLTEQVIPMWRARSDGGSLLQLIDQVSLYALEDYLRDSPKIAVMHNADDVILGPGDLGFLRKTFGDRLTVYPLGGHCGNLNYRVNADAMLEFFRG